The Christiangramia flava JLT2011 region CCCCACCATGGAATTTTCAAAAAATCTGGGGTGGAAAGCGGAATTCCCGGAAACTGACTTGTAGGAACCTGCCCGAGCTTTTTTAGTTCAGGAGTATTTTTGAATAGTTGGTTTGCGAAACGGTAATAAAGCCGGTCGTTAGGATGAATGTAACTGGTAAGCCTGAGTAATTTGGTCGACATTCCGGGACTGAAGGCGTAGAAATGCTCATTGCAGATCAACACTTGCTTAGAAAGCTCTTTCCGGGTGAAGGTGTACCAAGAAAATAGCTCGTCGAACAATTCTAGATAGGGTAAGTGATGATTTTCTATACGTGTAAAAATTTCCTCAATATCTTTTTTAGTCGCTTCGAAAATCTCTTGTTTATATTCTGAATAGCGTAATTTTTTAAACCAATTATCATCGAACCAGCCCAGTAATTTCTGCTGTTTGATCTTTTTCCACTGTTGAAAATTTTCATCTGTGGCCGGTGTCAATGGAAAGTTTTCTTTTCGAATATAGTGTGAAAAGAAGCTCTTTTTTCTGAAAGCTTCGGAATTAAAAATTTTAATATTTCTTGCTGGCAGACCTTCACACAGTTCCCCTAATAATAGAGGTTCCTTTGAAGCCTGGGTGACATTAGTGAGGATTTCTAACCAGGAGTTAAGCTTGACTGATTCAGTTTCTTTTACGAAGTTTTGTAGAACTCTTTTTTGCGGAAAGAAAAGTTCCAAATCCTGAAAACAGGAATACCTGGCGCCTTTAATTTTAGCAAGTTTTCCTGCCACTTTTGATTCATAATTTTTAGGATTACCAAAAGTGTAGGCATGAATCTTTTTGTTCTGAATTGCTCCTAGGGCAATGCGGCTATCCATTCCGCCACTGAGAGCGATGTTGACATTTTCTGAAATCTGAGTACACAGTGAGACTTCTTTTTTATACTGGTTCCAGTATCGATTGATATCCTTCTCAGATCTGCTAACAGATCCTATCTCTTGGTAGAGCGTATCATCATATTCTTTGTTGGTGATAATTCCCGAGGGGTTTTGGAATACTATTTTTTCTCCGGGTAAAATAGCCTTGCAATTTTTTAGAATGGTTCTGGAGCCAATATTTTCGAAATTTGGACCGATTGCCCTTTGCATGATACCCGCAGGGTCGTTTTCAATTTGGAACAATCGACCTAAAAGGATAAGGTTGTTCGAGATTGCAAAATTTTCCTCTTTCTGAAAATAGTATAATGGATAAACGTTGGTAAGATCGGTGAAAATCGCAATTTCGGATTGCTCATGGTGAATGGTAAATCCTGAAAAACTTCCCGTTATGTTTTCGGGTAAAGGCCAAAAATGGTAGGCAGATTGAGAAGCCTTTAGGGAGCTTTCATAAGAATCTTTTACATCTTCGTCATGAAGGTATCCATCAATAACTGAAAAAGTTTCTCGATCTTCAAAGATTCTGGAAGGATCATTAATTAAAAGAAATCCAGAAGTCAGTTGGTGGTAAGAAAGATTTTTAAAGTCATCTACTTTTGATGCATCCAGAACGGTGGTAGAGTAGATGAAATTCATAGAATCAGGTAAACAATTTCTTCTTTCTTAATTCAAAGTTCTGGCCCAGATATACTTTCCGAACCATTTCGTCTTCTGCGAGTTCTTCCGGAATACCATGCTTTAGAATGCTACCCTCAAACATTAAATACGTTCTATCGGTAATAGCAAGGGTTTCCTGTACGTTGTGGTCTGTGATCAGTATTCCAATATTTTTGTTTTTCAACTGGGCCACAATACGCTGAATATCTTCCACCGCAACAGGGTCTACACCGGCGAACGGTTCGTCCAGAAGGATGAAATTTGGATCGGTCGCCAAAGCGCGGGCGATTTCGGTTCTTCGTCGCTCCCCACCACTTAGCAGGTCTCCGCGGTTTTTGCGAATATGATTTAATCCGAATTCTTCGATGAGCGATTCCATTTTCATTTCGCGTTCTTTTTTGGAGAGTGTCGTGAGCTCCAGGACGCTCATAATATTATCCTCAATGCTCAATTTTCTAAAAACCGAAGCTTCCTGAGCCAGATAGCCAATTCCATTTTGAGCTCTTTTATACATCGGATATTTGGTGATATTGATCTTGTCGAGGATAATATTTCCACTGTTTGGCTTTATAAGCCCTACGATCATATAGAATGAAGTAGTTTTACCCGCACCATTAGGACCAAGCAGACCCACGATTTCTCCCTGGCTCACTTCCAGGGAAATACCTTTCACTACATCTCTTCCTTTGTAGGTTTTGACCAGTTGATCTGCTCGTAATTTCATACTGCTATTTTTCTTCAGTTTCTTCTAAAGCTTCCCAATATTCAAATGCGCGTCTTAAATGAGGAATTACGATGGTTCCTCCAATTAAAGTGCCAATACTTAAGGTTTCCATGATCTGAGCCCTTTCCACTCCTTGTTCGTGACTGGATTCCAGATGATATTTCACGCAGTCATCACAACGAAGTACCAGTGAGGCCACAAGGCCCAGAAGTTCTTTGGTTTTTTTATCCAGAGCACCTTCCGCAAAGGCATTCGTGTCTAAGTTAAAAATCCTCTTTAAAACCTTGTTGTTTTCAGCCATGATTTTATCATTCATCATAGCCCGGTAAGAGTTGAATTCATCAACTTTATTTATCATAGCAATATTGTTATTTAACTTTTTTCTGTTCTCTTTTATACATGATCGAGGAAATGATGATACTTACCTCGTAAAGAATCAATACCGGAATCGCCACAATGATCTGGCTTACGATATCTGGCGGAGTAATAATTGCTGAAACAACCAATACGACCACTAGAGCATATTTCCTGTATGTTTTTAAGAATTGGGGCGTGACAACCCCCACCTTCGTGAGAAAATATATCAGAATTGGTAATTCGAAAATGAGACCACTGGCTAAAACGGAAGCCCTTACCAGGCTGATATAGCTGCTTAGGTCAAAATCGTTAAAAACCATGTCGCTTACCTGGTATTTTCCAAGAAAATTAATGGATAAAGGCGTCACGATATAATACCCGAATAAAACTCCTAAAAAGAACAGGAAAGACGTGACGAAGATAAAACCTCTGGCGTATTTCTTTTCATGAGTATGCATGGCCGGAGCAACGAATTTCCAGAATTCGTAGATCACAAACGGGAAGGCAATGATAAAACCTGCGGTTATTGAAGTCCAGACATGCGCGGAAAATTGCCCGCCCATGGTCCTACTCTGAATTCGGAAAGGCATTTCCTGGTCACAAAAACCACCTTCAATGCCGAAGAAACCAGACATCTTACAAAGAATTCGGTAGGAAAAGAAATCGGGGTGACTAGGACCGAAAAGCAGCACATCAAAAATGAAGCTTTTCAGTATAAATGCAACCGTCGCAGCGATCACGATCGCCAGAACCGCTCTGATAATATGCCATCTCAATTCTTCCAGATGGTCTAAAAACGACATTTCGCCGCCTTCGACTTCCTGTGGAGGTAGTTGTTTCATTATAAAATTCCTTCTCTGATTAAGTTGTGGATATGTACCACACCTTTATATTTTCCTTCTTTCACGGCCAGTAGCTGCGAAATTTTATTTTTTTCTAAAAGATCCAGCGCTTCTACAGCGAGCTCGTCCTCATCAATGGTCTTGGGACTGGCGCTCATAATGTCCCGCGCCTTCAGTTCCCCGATGTTCTGATGATTCTTCAGCATTCTCCGGATATCACCATCAGTAATAATCCCAATTATTTGTTCATTTTCGATCACTGCGGTCACTCCCAGCATTTTTTCTGAAATTTCCACAATAGCCGAAGCGATATCAGTTTCCGGGGAAACCTGTGGCATCATATTCTGCCCGGCAATATCGCTTACACGCAGGTACAGCTTTTTGCCCAATGTCCCCCCTGGATGGTATTTGGCAAAATCCTTACTCGTAAAGCCTTTCAGGTCCAACAGGCAGATCGCCAAAGCATCGCCAACCACCATTTGCGCAGTAGTGCTGGTGGTAGGGGCCAGGTTGTTCGGGCAAGCTTCTTTCTCAATATAACAATTAAGAATATGATCGGCCTCTTTTCCTAAAAATGAATCTTTATTTGCCGTGAGTGCGATCAATTTATTGTTGAAATTTTTAATAAGAGGTACCAAAACCTTGATTTCCGGACTATTTCCGCTCTTGGAAATACAGATTACCACATCGTTTTCCTGAACGATCCCCAGGTCGCCGTGAATGGCATCTGCCGCGTGCATAAATATAGCCGGTGTGCCAGTGCTGTTAAGTGTGGCAACAATTTTGTTGGCTATTATGGCACTTTTACCGATTCCGGTTACAACAACGCGACCCTGAGAATTGTAAATAGTCTCTACGGTACTTACGAAATCGGAGTCGATAAAGTTTTTTAAGTTGGAAATGGCTTGCGCCTCATTGGAAATTGTTTCTTTTGCAGAAGAAATGATTTGGTCGCTAAGTTTCAAATTAGATTCAATTATCGATTGCAGGTACTAAAGAAATATGTATATTTAGTAATGCAAATGTATGTAAAATTGTAACACAATTTAATGGGTTTGACCGAAATTGATTTGCACAAAGAACTGAAGCGTTACTTTGGATTCAGTCAGTTCAAAGGTCTTCAGGAACAGGTTGTAAAAAGCATAGTTCATGGTGAGGATACTTTTGTAATAATGCCTACCGGAGGTGGTAAATCTTTATGTTACCAGCTTCCCGCTTTGATTTCAGACGGCACTGCCATCGTAGTATCTCCCCTAATTGCCCTGATGAAAAACCAGGTGGATGCCATTCGAGGCATTTCCTCGGAACAGGGTGTCGCACACGTATTGAATTCCTCCCTGAATAAGACCGAAGTCAAACAGGTAAAAGACGATATCAGTAACGGCGTTTGCAAGTTATTGTACGTTGCGCCGGAATCGCTGACCAAAGAAGATTATGTAGATTTTCTCAGGGAGCAGCAAATTTCTTTCCTCGCGGTAGATGAAGCCCATTGTATTAGTGAATGGGGGCATGATTTTAGACCGGAATACCGCAATTTGAGGCAAATTATGAAACGAATTGGCGATAATATACCAGTTATCGCGCTTACGGCTACGGCAACTCCCAAAGTTCAGGAAGACATCCTTAAAAACCTGGGAATTCCAAATGCCAATACTTTCAAGGCAAGTTTCAACAGGCCTAATCTGTATTACGAAGTTCGCCCGAAAACCAAAAATGTCGATGCCGACATTATCCGGTTTGTGAAACAAAATGACGGGAAATCCGGGATCATTTACTGCCTGAGCAGGAAAAAAGTGGAAGAATTGGCTCAGACCCTTCAGGTAAATGGTGTCAAAGCCGTTCCTTACCATGCCGGGCTTGATGCCAAAACCAGAAGCAAACACCAGGATATGTTCCTGATGGAAGATATCGATGTGGTGGTTGCAACCATCGCGTTCGGGATGGGAATTGACAAGCCAGATGTTCGTTTTGTGATCCATCATGATATTCCGAAAAGTATCGAAAGTTATTACCAGGAAACCGGAAGAGCCGGTCGTGATGGAGGAGAAGGTCACTGTCTCGCGTTTTATTCCTATAAAGACATTGAAAAACTGGAAAAATTCATGAGCGGTAAACCGGTTGCCGAACAGGAGATCGGGCATGCTTTGCTTCAGGAAGTGGTGGCGTATGCCGAAACTTCGGTTTCCAGGAGAAAGTTCATCCTGCATTATTTTGGAGAAGATTTCGATGATGTTCAGGGAGAAGGTGCTGCGATGGATGACAACGTCAGAAATCCCAAAAAGAAACATGAAGCCGGCAGAGATCTGGAATTGCTGCTGAAGGTGGTAAAAGAGACCAAAGAACTTTATAAAGCCAAGGAAGTTGTTAAAACGCTGATTGGTAAAAGCAACGCGCTGATTCTTTCTCATAAAACCGATGAGCACGCGCTCTTTGGCGCCGGGAAGAACCAAGAAGGCAAATACTGGATGGCTTTAGTGAGACAGGCGCTGGTTGCTGGATTTCTTCGGAAGGATATTGAAACCTACGGAGTCATCAAATTAACTCCGGAAGGGGAGAAATTTTTGAAAAAGCCAGTTTCTTTCCAGATGACTGAGGATCATATTTTTGATGATAGTACAGAAGACTCGGCTGCTTCATCAAAAGCCCCCGCGGCGGTAGACGCTCAGCTGGTGAAAATGCTGAAAGAGCTTCGGAAAAAAGTGGCCAAGCGAAAAGAATTGCCGCCTTTCGTTATCTTCCAGGATCCCTCTATCGAAGATATGGCATTGAAATATCCTACGAGTATCGAGGAACTGAGCAATATTCACGGGGTAGGAGAAGGAAAGGCCAAAAAATACGGTCAGGACTTTGTAGATCTTATCTCCCGGTATGTGGAAGATAATGATATCACGCGCCCAGATGACCTGGTGGTGAAATCTACTGGAGCCAATAGCGGACTCAAATTATTCATCATCCAGAGTGTAGATCGAAAATTGCCTTTACCTGATATCGCTTCGGCAAAAGGTATGGAAATGCCGGAATTCATTAAGGAAATGGAGGCCATTGTGTATAGTGGCACCAAGCTGAACATCAATTATTATATCGATGAGATCCTTGATGAAGACCAGCAGGAAGAGCTGCATGAATACTTCCTCGAGGCAGAAACCGATAAAATCGATGAAGCTATGGAAGAGTTCGATGGTGATTATGAAGATGAAGAACTGCGACTTTTCCGTATCAAGTTCATTAGTGAAGTCGCTAATTAGCGCCCTCCAACCGATCTTAAATCATCGATACAGGCTTCTTTTAATGTTGGAACTCCCGTTCCGCCATTGATCACATCTATCGCGCTGCTTCCAAATTCAATTGATGCCCGCATAAGGCAGCCATCCACTTTGCAATGCCCGTCGTTTCCGGAGTCTTCGTGATCACTTGTAGGGGCCGTGCCAAGATTTACCAGTCCAAACAAATGACCAAATTCATGGTTTAAGGTCGCTGTTTCAATGATAGCACGGGAAGGCGCACCAGCTTTGGAAGCAAAATCCCTGATGGTTTTTTCATAGATGACCATCGAAGTATTTCTAAAAGCTGAACCTAAAACAAATTTGTCATCGCTGTCTTTCTCATTACTGCCATCGGCAAAATAGATCCAAACAGCAATTTCGTCACCGGCATTGTAGGAAGTACGCTCTTCCTTTTCAATATCCACGATCTCATCAATATCAAAAGGAGCATTCCCTGAAGTGCTTACAGAACGAAGATTGATCTCAATGCCGTCTGGCTTATACGTGCGTTCCTGTAAAAAACTCTTGAAATTCTGAATGGCCTCATCTGTAGGTCGAAAACCGTCAACAAAAACCATTTCAATATACATGGAAGTAAATTTGCTGTCGCTCAAGAGGTCGCTGGCCGATGATCCCAGAGACTTCAGGTTTGCTGATTTATCCACAGTTGGCGTTCCACCGGAGCCATCAGGATTGTCTTCTTTAGAACAGGAAATCAGGATACTTATGGAAAAAAAGAGGATGAGTAGTTTTCTGTAATTTTTCATGAACTTCTTTTAGAGCACTTGCAAAAATATAAATTTCAATTGGTTAGAGCGGTCTCAACTCTGCGAGATAATCGTAATGTTCACCTTCTTTTACGATGGTACATTGAAAATTATTGTCTTCCGCGGCTTTTTTTAAGGTTTCAGGGTCGATGTAGAGCCAGTCAAATGCTTCAGATGAATGGTCTTTCCAGGATATCTGGAACTGCATTTCGCCGTAGTACTCTTCGAAAATTTCTGGTTCTTCATCCAACAGGAAAATAAGGTCTGAAGAATCCATCAG contains the following coding sequences:
- the lptB gene encoding LPS export ABC transporter ATP-binding protein, giving the protein MKLRADQLVKTYKGRDVVKGISLEVSQGEIVGLLGPNGAGKTTSFYMIVGLIKPNSGNIILDKINITKYPMYKRAQNGIGYLAQEASVFRKLSIEDNIMSVLELTTLSKKEREMKMESLIEEFGLNHIRKNRGDLLSGGERRRTEIARALATDPNFILLDEPFAGVDPVAVEDIQRIVAQLKNKNIGILITDHNVQETLAITDRTYLMFEGSILKHGIPEELAEDEMVRKVYLGQNFELRKKKLFT
- a CDS encoding carboxymuconolactone decarboxylase family protein, which encodes MINKVDEFNSYRAMMNDKIMAENNKVLKRIFNLDTNAFAEGALDKKTKELLGLVASLVLRCDDCVKYHLESSHEQGVERAQIMETLSIGTLIGGTIVIPHLRRAFEYWEALEETEEK
- the tatC gene encoding twin-arginine translocase subunit TatC — translated: MKQLPPQEVEGGEMSFLDHLEELRWHIIRAVLAIVIAATVAFILKSFIFDVLLFGPSHPDFFSYRILCKMSGFFGIEGGFCDQEMPFRIQSRTMGGQFSAHVWTSITAGFIIAFPFVIYEFWKFVAPAMHTHEKKYARGFIFVTSFLFFLGVLFGYYIVTPLSINFLGKYQVSDMVFNDFDLSSYISLVRASVLASGLIFELPILIYFLTKVGVVTPQFLKTYRKYALVVVLVVSAIITPPDIVSQIIVAIPVLILYEVSIIISSIMYKREQKKVK
- a CDS encoding KpsF/GutQ family sugar-phosphate isomerase, which encodes MKLSDQIISSAKETISNEAQAISNLKNFIDSDFVSTVETIYNSQGRVVVTGIGKSAIIANKIVATLNSTGTPAIFMHAADAIHGDLGIVQENDVVICISKSGNSPEIKVLVPLIKNFNNKLIALTANKDSFLGKEADHILNCYIEKEACPNNLAPTTSTTAQMVVGDALAICLLDLKGFTSKDFAKYHPGGTLGKKLYLRVSDIAGQNMMPQVSPETDIASAIVEISEKMLGVTAVIENEQIIGIITDGDIRRMLKNHQNIGELKARDIMSASPKTIDEDELAVEALDLLEKNKISQLLAVKEGKYKGVVHIHNLIREGIL
- the recQ gene encoding DNA helicase RecQ; translation: MGLTEIDLHKELKRYFGFSQFKGLQEQVVKSIVHGEDTFVIMPTGGGKSLCYQLPALISDGTAIVVSPLIALMKNQVDAIRGISSEQGVAHVLNSSLNKTEVKQVKDDISNGVCKLLYVAPESLTKEDYVDFLREQQISFLAVDEAHCISEWGHDFRPEYRNLRQIMKRIGDNIPVIALTATATPKVQEDILKNLGIPNANTFKASFNRPNLYYEVRPKTKNVDADIIRFVKQNDGKSGIIYCLSRKKVEELAQTLQVNGVKAVPYHAGLDAKTRSKHQDMFLMEDIDVVVATIAFGMGIDKPDVRFVIHHDIPKSIESYYQETGRAGRDGGEGHCLAFYSYKDIEKLEKFMSGKPVAEQEIGHALLQEVVAYAETSVSRRKFILHYFGEDFDDVQGEGAAMDDNVRNPKKKHEAGRDLELLLKVVKETKELYKAKEVVKTLIGKSNALILSHKTDEHALFGAGKNQEGKYWMALVRQALVAGFLRKDIETYGVIKLTPEGEKFLKKPVSFQMTEDHIFDDSTEDSAASSKAPAAVDAQLVKMLKELRKKVAKRKELPPFVIFQDPSIEDMALKYPTSIEELSNIHGVGEGKAKKYGQDFVDLISRYVEDNDITRPDDLVVKSTGANSGLKLFIIQSVDRKLPLPDIASAKGMEMPEFIKEMEAIVYSGTKLNINYYIDEILDEDQQEELHEYFLEAETDKIDEAMEEFDGDYEDEELRLFRIKFISEVAN